The Mus musculus strain C57BL/6J chromosome 2, GRCm38.p6 C57BL/6J genome has a window encoding:
- the Obp2a gene encoding odorant-binding protein 2a isoform X1: MDRRDMASAKWAHVPVHGRYKGHPVRSQRTLCPGDLPCVRAQCLEMKSLLLTILLLGLVAVLKAQEAPPDDLVDYSGIWYAKAMVHNGTLPSHKIPSIVFPVRIIALEEGDLETTVVFWNNGHCREFKFVMKKTEEPGKYTAFHNTKVIHVEKTSVNEHYIFYCEGRHNGTSSFGMGKLMGRDSGENPEAMEEFKNFIKRMNLRLENMFVPEIGDKCVESD; encoded by the exons ATGGACAGGAGGGACATGGCTAGTGCCAAGTGGGCACACGTCCCTGTCCATGGGAGATATAAAGGGCACCCTGTGAGGAGCCAGAGGACACTCTGCCCAGGTGACCTGCCTTGTGTGAGAGCCCAGTGCCTGGAGATGAAGAGCCTGCTCCTCACCATCCTGCTGCTGGGGCTGGTGGCTGTCCTGAAGGCTCAGGAAGCCCCGCCAGATGACCTGGTGGAT TACTCTGGGATCTGGTACGCAAAGGCCATGGTACACAATGGTACCCTACCCAGTCACAAGATACCCAGTATAGTTTTCCCTGTGAGAATAATAGCTCTGGAAGAAGGAGACTTGGAGACCACAGTTGTATTCTG GAACAATGGTCATTGCCGTGAGTTTAAATTCGTgatgaagaaaacagaagagcctggcaaatacaccGCTT TTCATAACACGAAGGTTATTCATGTGGAAAAGACGTCGGTGAATGAGCACTACATTTTCTACTGCGAAGGCCGGCACAATGGGACGTCGTCATTCGGGATGGGAAAGCTCATGG GGAGAGACTCTGGTGAAAatccagaggccatggaagaatttaagaatttcataaagcgCATGAATCTCCGACTGGAAAACATGTTTGTGCCAGAGATCGGAG aTAAATGTGTTGAAAGTGACTAG
- the Obp2a gene encoding odorant-binding protein 2a precursor gives MKSLLLTILLLGLVAVLKAQEAPPDDLVDYSGIWYAKAMVHNGTLPSHKIPSIVFPVRIIALEEGDLETTVVFWNNGHCREFKFVMKKTEEPGKYTAFHNTKVIHVEKTSVNEHYIFYCEGRHNGTSSFGMGKLMGRDSGENPEAMEEFKNFIKRMNLRLENMFVPEIGDKCVESD, from the exons ATGAAGAGCCTGCTCCTCACCATCCTGCTGCTGGGGCTGGTGGCTGTCCTGAAGGCTCAGGAAGCCCCGCCAGATGACCTGGTGGAT TACTCTGGGATCTGGTACGCAAAGGCCATGGTACACAATGGTACCCTACCCAGTCACAAGATACCCAGTATAGTTTTCCCTGTGAGAATAATAGCTCTGGAAGAAGGAGACTTGGAGACCACAGTTGTATTCTG GAACAATGGTCATTGCCGTGAGTTTAAATTCGTgatgaagaaaacagaagagcctggcaaatacaccGCTT TTCATAACACGAAGGTTATTCATGTGGAAAAGACGTCGGTGAATGAGCACTACATTTTCTACTGCGAAGGCCGGCACAATGGGACGTCGTCATTCGGGATGGGAAAGCTCATGG GGAGAGACTCTGGTGAAAatccagaggccatggaagaatttaagaatttcataaagcgCATGAATCTCCGACTGGAAAACATGTTTGTGCCAGAGATCGGAG aTAAATGTGTTGAAAGTGACTAG
- the Obp2a gene encoding odorant-binding protein 2a isoform X2 has protein sequence MVHNGTLPSHKIPSIVFPVRIIALEEGDLETTVVFWNNGHCREFKFVMKKTEEPGKYTAFHNTKVIHVEKTSVNEHYIFYCEGRHNGTSSFGMGKLMGRDSGENPEAMEEFKNFIKRMNLRLENMFVPEIGDKCVESD, from the exons ATGGTACACAATGGTACCCTACCCAGTCACAAGATACCCAGTATAGTTTTCCCTGTGAGAATAATAGCTCTGGAAGAAGGAGACTTGGAGACCACAGTTGTATTCTG GAACAATGGTCATTGCCGTGAGTTTAAATTCGTgatgaagaaaacagaagagcctggcaaatacaccGCTT TTCATAACACGAAGGTTATTCATGTGGAAAAGACGTCGGTGAATGAGCACTACATTTTCTACTGCGAAGGCCGGCACAATGGGACGTCGTCATTCGGGATGGGAAAGCTCATGG GGAGAGACTCTGGTGAAAatccagaggccatggaagaatttaagaatttcataaagcgCATGAATCTCCGACTGGAAAACATGTTTGTGCCAGAGATCGGAG aTAAATGTGTTGAAAGTGACTAG
- the Bmyc gene encoding protein B-Myc encodes MPLHVSLANGNRDLDYDSVQPYFMCDDEEEDVHHQQPPQPPAPSEDIWKKFELLPTPRPSPGHAGLYSPPCEAVAVSFAPRDHDGDSFSIADLPELPGGDAVKQSFVCDPDDETFVKNIILQDCMWNGFSASAKLVSKLDPYQAVRKEGTGVSLAADVEPATPPDCTCNT; translated from the coding sequence ATGCCCCTCCACGTGAGCCTCGCTAACGGCAACCGCGACCTGGACTATGACTCGGTGCAGCCATACTTCATGTGCGACGATGAGGAGGAGGACGTGCACCACCAGCAGCCGCCGCAGCCGCCAGCGCCCAGCGAGGACATCTGGAAGAAATTCGAGCTGCTGCCCACGCCGCGCCCGTCCCCGGGCCACGCCGGGCTCTACTCGCCTCCCTGCGAAGCGGTCGCCGTGTCTTTCGCCCCCAGGGACCACGACGGTGATAGCTTCTCCATCGCAGACCTGCCCGAGCTGCCAGGAGGAGACGCGGTGAAGCAGAGCTTCGTCTGCGACCCGGATGACGAGACCTTCGTGAAGAACATCATCCTGCAGGACTGTATGTGGAATGGCTTCTCGGCCTCCGCCAAGCTGGTCTCCAAGCTGGACCCCTACCAGGCTGTGCGCAAAGAAGGCACCGGCGTGAGCCTGGCCGCCGACGTGGAGCCTGCTACGCCTCCAGACTGCACCTGCAACACCTGA